A single Anopheles funestus chromosome 2RL, idAnoFuneDA-416_04, whole genome shotgun sequence DNA region contains:
- the LOC125763546 gene encoding aurora kinase B, with the protein MDLFETNDGDTINSDVLMQTIKMMQHPAYGNPYEWSTQDFDLGRALGRGKFGRVYIARERETGFMVAMKVMFKSQLTKWNVEKQLLREIEIQSRLKHPHILRLYTWFHDDRRIYLALELAAQGELYKHLKAAPKGRFDEKRSARYVSQVADALNYCHANNVIHRDLKPENILLTGDDNIKLADFGWSAHTKSNKRKTMCGTLDYLPPEMVDGKMYDDSVDQWCLGILCYEFLVGQPPFESQTTQHTYDKIRRLDIVYPRHMSMGSINLITKLLRIPSSSRITLRDVMNHPWILQMKK; encoded by the exons ATGGATTTATTCGAAACAAACGATGGTGATACGATCAATTCGGACGTCTTAATGCAAACCATCAAAATGATGCAGCATCCAGCATACGGTAACCCGTACGAATGGTCTACGCAAGATTTTGACCTTGGGCGTGCGCTTGGTCGCGGAAAGTTTGGACGCGTCTATATCGCTCGCGAGCGCGAAACCGGCTTTATGGTGGCTATGAAAGTGATGTTCAAGTCGCAGCTTACCAAGTGGAACGTGGAGAAGCAGTTGCTGCGCGAGATCGAAATCCAGTCACGCTTGAAACATCCGCACATTCTCCGGCTGTACACATGGTTCCATGACGATCGGCGCATCTACCTGGCACTTGAGCTGGCCGCACAGGGTGAACTGTACAAACATCTGAAGGCGGCACCAAAGGGCCGGTTCGACGAGAAGCGATCCGCACGCTACGTGTCGCAGGTGGCCGACGCGCTGAACTACTGTCACGCAAACAATGTGATCCACCGTGATCTGAAGCCGGAAAACATTCTGCTCACGGGTGACGACAACATCAAGCTGGCCGATTTCGGTTGGTCTGCCCACACCAAATCGAACAAGCGTAAAACGATGTGCGGTACGCTGGATTACCTGCCACCGGAGATGGTGGATGGCAAGATGTACGATGATTCGGTTGACCAGTGGTGTTTGGGCATTCTGTGCTACGAGTTTCTGGTCGGTCAACCACCGTTCGAGTCACAGACGACACAGCACACGTACGACAAGATCCGGCGGCTGGATATAGTGTATCCACGGCACATGAGCATGGGCTCGATTAATCTCATCACAAAG CTGCTGCGCATACCGAGCAGTTCCCGGATTACGTTGCGAGACGTCATGAACCATCCCTGGATCTTGCAAATGAAAAAGTGA